A single Anatilimnocola floriformis DNA region contains:
- a CDS encoding metal ABC transporter permease: protein MTLHYNTAVVLSGATLLGALAGLVGSFAVLRKRSLTGDALSHASLPGVCIAYLIVGERSLPMFLLGALASGVLGIITINLLTTRTRIREDAAIGSVLGVFFGIGIALSKRISQLPGGGSRAGLDSFLFGKAASMRFGDVVWISVIAAGCLIAILLLYKQFKLISFDSDFGRTLGWPVRRLDLALMSLLAVTVVIGLPAVGVVLTAAMVIIPGASARFWTDRFGRLIALATLFGGAMGFIGTLLSAYNRALPAGPTIVLAGACIFLISLLGGWRRGVIARHLQSKKFHAEISRRRLLEGVWELQQGRGGAVQSADLRQLQSWPPRHLNNTLITAFHAGELTPQPPGFRLSTKGEAAAIEITRTHLIWRELLQEHPEQAAAISDLTAPLSEQVQPELIERMRQRLEQRGDWPTAENRA from the coding sequence ATGACGCTGCACTACAACACCGCCGTGGTCCTTTCCGGCGCGACGTTGCTGGGCGCGCTGGCCGGGCTCGTCGGCTCGTTCGCCGTGCTCCGCAAACGATCGCTTACCGGCGACGCGCTGTCGCACGCCTCGTTGCCGGGCGTTTGTATCGCCTATTTAATCGTCGGCGAGCGCTCGCTGCCGATGTTTCTGCTCGGCGCGCTCGCCAGCGGTGTGCTTGGCATCATCACGATCAATCTGCTGACGACGCGCACCCGCATCCGCGAAGACGCCGCCATCGGCAGCGTGCTCGGCGTCTTCTTCGGCATCGGCATCGCACTCTCGAAGCGGATTTCGCAGTTGCCCGGCGGCGGCAGTCGCGCGGGGCTCGATTCGTTTCTGTTCGGCAAAGCCGCGAGCATGCGATTTGGCGATGTGGTATGGATCTCCGTAATCGCGGCGGGTTGCCTGATCGCGATCTTGCTCCTCTACAAACAATTCAAACTCATCTCGTTCGATTCGGACTTCGGTCGCACGCTCGGTTGGCCGGTGCGGCGGTTGGACCTCGCACTCATGTCGCTCCTCGCGGTGACCGTGGTCATCGGCTTGCCTGCGGTCGGCGTGGTATTGACGGCGGCGATGGTGATTATTCCCGGAGCGTCGGCGCGGTTCTGGACCGACCGCTTCGGCCGGCTGATTGCGCTCGCCACACTCTTCGGCGGCGCGATGGGTTTCATCGGCACGCTCCTCAGCGCTTACAACCGCGCGCTGCCGGCTGGTCCGACGATCGTGCTTGCTGGCGCTTGCATCTTTTTGATTTCATTGCTCGGCGGTTGGCGGCGGGGTGTGATCGCGCGTCATTTGCAGTCGAAAAAGTTCCACGCCGAAATCAGCCGACGACGATTGCTCGAAGGTGTGTGGGAATTGCAGCAGGGCAGGGGAGGGGCGGTCCAATCGGCCGATCTGCGGCAACTGCAATCGTGGCCGCCGCGTCATTTGAACAACACGCTGATCACGGCCTTTCATGCGGGGGAACTCACACCGCAGCCCCCCGGTTTTCGCCTCTCCACCAAGGGCGAAGCCGCTGCGATCGAGATCACGCGCACGCATTTGATCTGGCGCGAACTGCTGCAGGAACACCCCGAGCAAGCCGCGGCCATCAGCGATCTCACAGCGCCGCTCAGCGAACAAGTGCAGCCCGAATTAATCGAGCGGATGCGGCAGCGATTGGAGCAGCGGGGCGATTGGCCGACGGCGGAGAATCGCGCATGA
- a CDS encoding metal ABC transporter ATP-binding protein, giving the protein MSAEIPSILDIHDVTVAYHRKPVLWDVDLTIRQPCLAAVVGPNGAGKSTLIKAVLGLTPLASGAVTIFGQPVPRVRQRIGYVPQRESVDWDFPVTVLDVVLMGTYGRLGWFRRPGVKERDEARECLARVGLADYTSRQIGQLSGGQQQRVFLARALAQQADIYFMDEPLAGVDALTERVIFDLLTELRKQGKTIIVVHHDLRTVPLYFDFVALLNVRLVASGPVGTTFTPENLRKTYGGRLALLDDAAEALAGLEKADS; this is encoded by the coding sequence ATGTCCGCCGAAATTCCTTCGATCCTCGATATTCACGACGTCACCGTGGCCTACCACCGCAAGCCGGTGCTGTGGGACGTCGATCTTACGATTCGTCAGCCCTGCCTGGCCGCGGTCGTCGGCCCGAACGGCGCTGGCAAGAGCACGCTCATCAAAGCCGTACTCGGTCTCACGCCGCTGGCCAGCGGCGCGGTGACGATCTTCGGCCAACCCGTGCCGCGGGTTCGGCAACGCATCGGTTACGTGCCGCAGCGCGAAAGCGTCGATTGGGATTTTCCGGTCACCGTGCTCGACGTCGTGCTGATGGGAACTTACGGCCGCCTTGGTTGGTTCCGCCGTCCGGGCGTGAAAGAGCGCGACGAAGCGCGCGAATGCCTGGCCCGCGTCGGTCTGGCCGATTACACGTCGCGACAAATCGGGCAACTCTCGGGTGGGCAGCAGCAGCGTGTGTTTCTGGCCCGTGCCCTCGCGCAGCAGGCAGATATTTACTTCATGGATGAACCGTTGGCTGGCGTCGATGCGCTGACCGAGCGGGTGATCTTCGACCTGCTCACGGAACTGAGGAAGCAAGGCAAGACGATCATCGTCGTCCATCACGACCTCCGCACCGTGCCGTTGTATTTCGATTTTGTCGCACTGCTGAATGTGCGGCTGGTCGCGAGCGGTCCGGTCGGGACGACGTTCACGCCGGAAAATCTGCGAAAGACTTACGGCGGAAGACTCGCGCTGCTCGACGACGCAGCCGAAGCGCTGGCCGGCCTCGAAAAGGCCGATTCATGA
- a CDS encoding metal ABC transporter solute-binding protein, Zn/Mn family translates to MKCFACALAVIIAVAALVGCETSVTSPSTANQTYQGKGPLNVVCTTGMVADLVKNIAGERAKVTHLMGAGVDPHLYKSSPGDIGALAGADVVFYSGLHLEGKMTHDFEQLATTKPVVPVAEIIPHEKLLEDGGLHDPHVWFDVSLWSRAGEQVLETLAKFDPSHADEYKKRHGEFTARLTELDQFCKTELEKIPAERRVLVTAHDAFRYFGRAYNIEVRGIQGVSTDSEAGVKQINELVQFLVERKIKAIFVETSVSEQNVKSLLEGCKANGHQVVIGGELFSDAMGDDGTPAGTYEGMIRHNVNTIVKALH, encoded by the coding sequence ATGAAATGCTTTGCTTGCGCGCTCGCGGTCATCATTGCCGTGGCCGCTTTGGTGGGCTGTGAAACGTCCGTCACTTCGCCGTCAACCGCGAACCAAACGTACCAGGGCAAAGGCCCGCTGAACGTGGTTTGCACCACGGGCATGGTCGCCGATCTGGTGAAGAACATCGCCGGCGAGCGGGCCAAGGTCACGCATCTGATGGGAGCGGGCGTCGACCCGCATCTTTATAAGTCGTCGCCGGGAGACATCGGGGCCCTCGCCGGCGCCGACGTTGTTTTCTATTCGGGTCTGCATCTCGAAGGGAAAATGACTCACGACTTCGAGCAACTGGCGACGACGAAACCGGTGGTGCCGGTGGCCGAGATCATTCCGCACGAAAAACTTCTCGAGGACGGCGGCTTGCATGATCCGCACGTCTGGTTCGATGTCTCACTGTGGTCGCGGGCGGGCGAGCAAGTGCTGGAGACACTCGCGAAGTTCGATCCCAGTCACGCCGACGAATACAAGAAGCGCCACGGCGAGTTCACCGCGCGGCTGACCGAACTCGATCAGTTCTGCAAAACCGAACTCGAAAAGATTCCTGCCGAACGCCGCGTGCTGGTCACGGCTCACGATGCCTTTCGCTATTTTGGCCGGGCTTACAATATCGAGGTGCGCGGCATTCAAGGCGTGAGCACCGACAGCGAAGCCGGCGTGAAACAAATTAACGAGCTCGTGCAATTTCTCGTCGAGCGGAAGATCAAAGCGATCTTTGTCGAAACCAGTGTTTCGGAACAGAATGTGAAATCGCTACTCGAAGGCTGCAAAGCAAACGGTCATCAAGTGGTGATCGGCGGCGAGCTGTTTTCGGATGCGATGGGCGACGATGGAACGCCGGCAGGAACTTACGAAGGAATGATTCGCCATAACGTGAATACGATTGTGAAAGCGCTGCACTAA
- a CDS encoding prenyltransferase/squalene oxidase repeat-containing protein, which translates to MGNESEPAREVSRRAFNTTMSAAMVGAACSPPADLYSAEADRAVTSGLARLVSRQNEDGSFGTSSTRGNVGVCALAGLAFLAAGSSPSRGTYRRNIDKCLEYIIAQGAASGLIDGPDHAMHGTMFKHGFATLFLAECYGMTSRKQLRETLTKAVHLIVSTQNPAEGGWRYEPRNDDGADMTVTTCQAVALRAAKNAGIFVPKNSVDAAADYIKRGQNADGGFMYMIIGSDSAEDPRASKFPRSAAAMTALYALGIHEGPEIAKGLDYLAAFLPPATVKAYYYYGHFHAALALWQAGGDRFDRWYSAMRDDLIARQLADGSWPSTGEGEDCATAMACIALQVPNDCLPIQQR; encoded by the coding sequence ATGGGCAACGAAAGTGAACCGGCTCGCGAGGTTTCTCGGCGGGCTTTCAACACAACCATGTCGGCGGCGATGGTGGGCGCGGCCTGCAGTCCGCCGGCCGATTTGTATTCGGCCGAAGCCGATCGAGCGGTGACCAGCGGCTTGGCCCGGCTCGTTAGTCGGCAGAATGAAGATGGCTCGTTCGGCACGAGTTCGACGCGCGGCAACGTCGGCGTGTGTGCGCTGGCCGGCCTGGCGTTTCTCGCGGCAGGAAGTTCGCCGAGCCGAGGGACCTATCGGCGGAACATCGATAAGTGCCTGGAGTACATCATCGCCCAAGGGGCCGCGAGTGGTTTGATCGACGGGCCCGACCATGCAATGCACGGCACGATGTTCAAGCATGGGTTTGCGACGCTGTTTCTCGCCGAGTGCTATGGCATGACGTCGCGCAAGCAGCTGCGCGAGACCTTGACCAAAGCGGTGCACCTGATCGTCAGCACGCAAAACCCCGCCGAGGGTGGCTGGCGATATGAACCGCGCAACGACGATGGCGCCGATATGACGGTCACGACCTGCCAGGCCGTCGCGCTGCGGGCGGCGAAGAATGCCGGCATTTTCGTTCCCAAGAATTCCGTCGATGCGGCGGCTGACTACATCAAGCGCGGCCAGAATGCCGACGGCGGATTTATGTACATGATCATCGGCAGCGACTCGGCCGAAGATCCGCGGGCCAGCAAGTTCCCACGCTCGGCCGCGGCGATGACGGCGCTGTACGCGCTGGGCATTCACGAGGGCCCTGAGATCGCCAAGGGGCTCGATTATCTCGCGGCCTTTCTGCCGCCGGCCACGGTGAAGGCCTATTACTACTACGGCCATTTCCACGCTGCGCTCGCCTTGTGGCAGGCCGGCGGCGACCGCTTCGATCGCTGGTACTCGGCAATGCGCGACGACCTCATCGCGCGACAGCTGGCCGACGGTAGTTGGCCCTCGACCGGCGAAGGAGAAGATTGCGCCACCGCCATGGCTTGCATCGCGCTGCAAGTGCCGAATGATTGCCTGCCGATTCAACAGCGGTGA